In Pontibacillus halophilus JSM 076056 = DSM 19796, the genomic window CACACCAATACAATTGCCATAACCACTTATGCCGTGGACAACTTCTCTGAACAAGTAGCGGACACGGTCTGATGTTAATTCACCGAAACGCAACGAATTTAATAACGCAATTGGACGGGCCCCCATGGAGAATACATCCCGCACAATGCCACCAACCCCAGTCGCAGCGCCTTGATAAGGTTCAACAGCAGAAGGGTGATTGTGGCTTTCCATCTTAAATACCAGAGCTTCATTGTCCCCAATATCAATAATTCCAGCCCCTTCTCCAGGACCTTGTAGGACGCGAGGAGCCTTTGTTGGGAACTGTTTCAATAAGGGGCGTGAACTCTTGTAGCTACAGTGCTCCGACCACATCACAGAATAAATCCCCGTTTCTGTGAAATTCGGACGACGCCCAAGCGTCTTCACAATCCTTGCATACTCCTCTTCTTTCAACCCGAATTCTCGGTAAATGCCCTCATTAAAGATTGCATCAGGTGATGGCTCAAGCGTACGTAGCATAGCGTTCCCTCCCGTGTTGAATCATAGATTGAAAGAGTCGTCGTCCGTCTTCGCTACCAAGCAACTTCTCCATGGCACGCTCTGGATGGGGCATCATGCCAAGTACATTCCCTTCTTTGTTCACAATGCCAGCGATGTCATGAACGGAACCATTCGGATTCCCTTCATACGTAAATACGATTTGGTTATGGGCTTGTAGCTGCTTTAACGTCTTCTCATCGCAATAATAATTCCCCTCGCCATGTGCAACCGGAAACTGAACACGTTCACCCCATTCATACATTTCCGTAAACAACGTGTCATTCCGAACCACCTTAATCTGTTGAGGTCGACAAATAAATGACTGATTCTCATTCCGAAGCATCGCACCTGGAAGCAGCCCACTCTCAAGCAAGATTTGAAATCCATTACAAATGCCTAGCACCGGCTTCCCTTTGCCTGCTTCTTCTTTAACAGCTGTAAGGATGGGGGACATAGCCGCAATGGCTCCTGAACGCAGATAGTCCCCGTAAGAGAAACCGCCAGGAAGTAAAATGCCATCATATCCGCTTAAATCTCGCTCCGTATGCCAAACGAATGTAGCCTCTTCTCCCATAATTGTAGAGACGGCCTCATGTAGGTCATGATCGCAATTCGAACCTGGGAATACAATGACCGCATACTTCATGAAGGAACAACCTCCTCAATCGTGTATGTGTAGTCTTCCATGACCGGATTACTTAACACGCGTTCGCACATACTCCGGACAACACTTTCTTCAGAAGATTCCAACATTAATGTATACACTTTCCCCGTTTTCACATCTACGACCCCATCATAGTCTAACGATTGAAATGACTGACGAATGGTCTTGCCTTGAGGGTCCAAAATACCTGTCTTCAACGTTACAATAACGGTTACTTTATACATGAGCCCCTGCCTCCAGTCGAGTTAGAATTTCCTCATAGCTTTCTAGTAAACTCCCAATCTCTTGCCTGAACACGTCCTTGTCGAGCTTTCGATTCGAACCCGCTTCCCATAATCGGCACGTATCTGGCGATAGTTCATCCGCTACAATGATGGTACGGTCATGCCGTCTCCCAAACTCTAACTTGAAATCAATTAGCTGTAGTCCAATTCGTTGAAATAGAGGAAGAAGCACCTTATTTACCTTTTTCGCTTCTGCTTGAATGTAGTGTAGTTCTTCTGATGTGCAGCCTGTCAGCATCTTCGCCTCACCCTCATTAATGAATGGGTCATTCAGGGCGTCCTCTTTGTAATACAATTGAACAATTGGTTCCTTAAACGCAACGCCTTCCTCTAGTCCAAGACGCTTTTGAATGCTGCCGGTAGCCTTGTTACGGACGACAACTTCGAGTGGAATCATGCGTGTGTGTTCAACAATTTGTTCGGTATCAGATAAGGAGTCTATGAAATGGGTGTGGATCCCTTGTTGGTTGCAGTAGGCAAATAGAATGCTAGAGATGAGGTTGATTAGTCTTCCTTTGCCTGGGAGGTAGTCTTTCTTTACGCCATTAAAGGCTGTAACTTCGTCTTTGTATTCAAGGATAAGCTGGTTGTCTTCTCCTAATATCGTATAGACTTTCTTAGCTTTCCCCTCGTATAAGAGTGATCCTTTCATTTCCCTTCCCCCTTGTTTATATGTGTTTCAAATCATCGTTCATGGAAGCTAAAGTCGAATAACCCGTATCAATAATAAAAAAACAAGAGGGCAGTTGCCCCCTTGTTTATGCCAAACCGATGCGTTCAAATACACCATCTACGTTCTTTAGGTGGTGGGTGTAATCGAAGCAATCTTCTATTTGTTGTGGGGACAACGTATTTGTAATGTGTTCATCCGCTTCAATTAGGCTGCGGAACGGTACTTCTTCTTCCCAAGCTTGCATCGTCTTTGGCTGAACGAGGTCATACGCTTCTTCACGAGACATGCCTTCATCAATTAACGTGAGCAAGACACGTTGGGAGAAGATTAAGCCGTATGTCTTCTCCATATTGCGCATCATGTTGTCTGGATACACCGTCAGCTGGTCTACAATCTTCGTGAAACGATTCAGCATGTAGT contains:
- the purQ gene encoding phosphoribosylformylglycinamidine synthase subunit PurQ, translated to MKYAVIVFPGSNCDHDLHEAVSTIMGEEATFVWHTERDLSGYDGILLPGGFSYGDYLRSGAIAAMSPILTAVKEEAGKGKPVLGICNGFQILLESGLLPGAMLRNENQSFICRPQQIKVVRNDTLFTEMYEWGERVQFPVAHGEGNYYCDEKTLKQLQAHNQIVFTYEGNPNGSVHDIAGIVNKEGNVLGMMPHPERAMEKLLGSEDGRRLFQSMIQHGRERYATYA
- the purS gene encoding phosphoribosylformylglycinamidine synthase subunit PurS; the protein is MYKVTVIVTLKTGILDPQGKTIRQSFQSLDYDGVVDVKTGKVYTLMLESSEESVVRSMCERVLSNPVMEDYTYTIEEVVPS
- the purC gene encoding phosphoribosylaminoimidazolesuccinocarboxamide synthase; the encoded protein is MKGSLLYEGKAKKVYTILGEDNQLILEYKDEVTAFNGVKKDYLPGKGRLINLISSILFAYCNQQGIHTHFIDSLSDTEQIVEHTRMIPLEVVVRNKATGSIQKRLGLEEGVAFKEPIVQLYYKEDALNDPFINEGEAKMLTGCTSEELHYIQAEAKKVNKVLLPLFQRIGLQLIDFKLEFGRRHDRTIIVADELSPDTCRLWEAGSNRKLDKDVFRQEIGSLLESYEEILTRLEAGAHV